In the Topomyia yanbarensis strain Yona2022 chromosome 3, ASM3024719v1, whole genome shotgun sequence genome, one interval contains:
- the LOC131688294 gene encoding serine/threonine-protein kinase tricornered: MTATDNTIRFSDHTMDKATKAKVTLENYYSNLITQHGERKQRQAKLEASLKDEALSESQRQEKRMQHAQKETEFLRLKRSRLGVEDFEALKVIGRGAFGEVRLVQKKDTGHVYAMKVLRKADMLEKEQVAHVRAERDVLVEADHQWVVKMYYSFQDSVNLYLIMEFLPGGDMMTLLMKKDTLSEECTQFYITETALAIDSIHRLGFIHRDIKPDNLLLDARGHLKLSDFGLCTGLKKSHRTDFYRDLSQAKPSDFIGTCASPMDSKRRAESWKRNRRALAYSTVGTPDYIAPEVFLQTGYGPACDWWSLGVIMYEMLMGYPPFCSDNPQDTYRKVMNWRETLIFPPETPISEEARDTIVKFCCEAERRLGSQRGIEDLKLVSFFRGVDWEHIRERPSAIPVEVRSIDDTSNFDDFPDVALEIPAHPTPEGEVLKDWVFINYTFRRFESLTQRGTPTKK; encoded by the exons ATGACCGCAACGGACAACACAATCCGCTTTAGTGACCACACGATGGACAAGGCGACGAAGGCGAAAGTTACGCTGGAGAACTACTACAGCAATCTGATCACCCAGCATGGTGAACGAAAACAGCGGCAGGCTAAGCTGGAAGCCTCGCTTAAAGACGAAGCGCTGTCGGAGTCACAGCGGCAGGAGAAACGGATGCAGCACGCCCAAAAAGAGACGGAATTTCTTCGGTTAAAGCGATCCCGGCTTGGGGTAGAAGATTTCGAAGCACTGAAAGTGATAGGGCGAGGAGCGTTCGGTGAGGTGCGGCTTGTGCAGAAAAAGGATACCGGACATGTGTACGCTATGAAGGTACTTCGGAAGGCGGATATGTTGGAGAAGGAACAGGTGGCTCACGTCAGAGCGGAACGGGATGTGCTCGTAGAAGCTGACCATCAGTGGGTTGTAAAAATGTACTATAGTTTTCAG GATTCGGTCAATTTGTATTTGATTATGGAGTTCCTACCGGGAGGTGACATGATGACCTTGTTGATGAAAAAAGACACCCTTTCGGAGGAGTGCACACAATTCTACATCACCGAAACGGCACTGGCAATTGATTCAATCCATCGGCTAGGATTTATCCATCGAGACATAAAACCGGATAATCTTTTGCTGGATGCTCGCGGACACTTGAAGCTTTCGGATTTTGGACTCTGTACTGGACTTAAAAAGTCTCATCGGACAGATTTTTACCGTGACCTTTCGCAAGCTAAACCATCGGACTTCATCGGAACCTGTGCTAGCCCGATGGACTCCAAACGCCGAGCTGAGAGTTGGAAACGAAATCGACGAGCATTGGCTTACAGTACCGTGGGCACGCCGGATTACATCGCACCGGAAGTGTTCTTACAGACTGGCTACGGTCCTGCTTGCGACTGGTGGTCCCTTGGCGTGATCATGTACGAAATGCTCATGGGTTATCCGCCGTTCTGCTCGGACAACCCACAGGATACATATCGGAAGGTGATGAATTGGCGCGAGACATTGATCTTCCCACCGGAGACACCCATTTCAGAGGAAGCACGTGATACGATCGTGAAGTTTTGCTGCGAGGCGGAGCGGAG ACTTGGATCTCAGCGTGGTATTGAGGATTTGAAGCTAGTTTCCTTCTTCCGAGGAGTCGATTGGGAGCATATTCGGGAGCGCCCATCTGCTATTCCGGTAGAGGTTCGATCGATCGACGACACGTCCAACTTTGACGATTTCCCTGACGTTGCACTGGAAATAC CCGCGCATCCAACACCGGAAGGCGAAGTTCTCAAGGATTGGGTCTTCATCAACTATACCTTCAGACGGTTCGAAAGTCTGACGCAGCGTGGTACGCCAACGAAAAAATAA